One genomic region from Cydia amplana chromosome Z, ilCydAmpl1.1, whole genome shotgun sequence encodes:
- the LOC134661257 gene encoding uncharacterized protein LOC134661257, with the protein MCTMSANFLIALICVAELTSLVAGGGHGGHHKKVIIHVPVLVKHHHHKHTIVKHVHHKHGGGGGDDHYEVLGYTYGEPKPAPHFGGGHGWHAADEGHEGLEDSPVSFDGGDHGSYGLSSEGQDYGGHGEY; encoded by the exons ATGTGCACCATGTCTGCGAATTTTTTG ATAGCGCTGATCTGTGTCGCGGAGCTAACGAGCCTGGTGGCGGGCGGCGGGCACGGCGGGCACCACAAGAAGGTGATCATCCACGTGCCGGTGCTCGTCAAGCACCACCACCACAAACACACCATCGTGAAGCACGTGCACCACAagcacggcggcggcggcggcgacgacCACTACGAGGTGCTCGGCTACACGTACGGCGAGCCAAAGCCGGCGCCGCACTTCGGCGGAG GACATGGATGGCACGCGGCAGATGAAGGCCACGAGGGTCTCGAAGACTCTCCCGTGAGCTTCGACGGCGGAGACCACGGCAGCTACGGACTCAGCAGCGAAGGGCAAGATTACGGTGGCCATGGAGAATACTAA